From one Streptomyces sp. R41 genomic stretch:
- a CDS encoding NAD-dependent epimerase/dehydratase family protein, producing MPAPRTVLLTGAAGGLGTLMRGLLPKYGYELRLLDLRPIEGEPDAITADLSDKAALREAVRGVDAIVHLAGISLEASFEKILRANIEGTYNLYEAAREEGVRRIVFASSNHAVGFTPRPQGDAPFDDSALIPIDTPRRPDTFYGLSKSFGEDLAQFYWDKYGQETVSVRIGSCFAEPTSVRMLSVWMSPEDGARLFHAALTAEDVRHTVVYGSSANTRLWWDLSTARALGYEPQDDSEPYAEKLIAEQGELDPANPDHAHLGGHFTTHPPIWPY from the coding sequence ATGCCCGCTCCCCGCACCGTTCTGCTCACCGGCGCCGCCGGCGGACTCGGCACCCTGATGCGGGGACTGCTGCCGAAGTACGGATACGAGCTGCGCCTCCTGGACCTGCGGCCCATCGAGGGCGAGCCGGACGCGATCACCGCGGATCTGTCCGACAAGGCGGCGCTGCGCGAGGCGGTACGGGGCGTCGACGCGATCGTCCACCTCGCGGGCATCTCCCTGGAAGCCTCCTTCGAGAAGATCCTCAGGGCGAACATCGAGGGGACGTACAACCTGTACGAGGCGGCCCGCGAGGAGGGCGTACGCCGGATCGTCTTCGCCTCCTCGAACCACGCGGTCGGCTTCACCCCGCGCCCGCAGGGCGACGCCCCCTTCGACGACAGCGCCCTGATCCCCATCGACACCCCGCGCCGCCCGGACACCTTCTACGGCCTGTCCAAGTCCTTCGGCGAGGACCTGGCGCAGTTCTACTGGGACAAGTACGGCCAGGAGACGGTCTCTGTCCGCATCGGCTCCTGCTTCGCCGAGCCCACGAGCGTGCGCATGCTCTCGGTCTGGATGAGCCCCGAGGACGGCGCCCGCCTCTTCCACGCGGCGCTGACCGCCGAGGACGTACGGCACACGGTCGTCTACGGCTCGTCCGCCAACACCCGACTGTGGTGGGACCTCTCGACGGCCCGGGCGCTCGGCTACGAGCCGCAGGACGACTCCGAGCCGTACGCCGAGAAGCTCATCGCCGAGCAGGGCGAGCTCGACCCGGCCAACCCGGACCACGCCCACCTGGGCGGCCACTTCACCACGCACCCGCCGATCTGGCCTTACTGA
- a CDS encoding NAD(P)-dependent alcohol dehydrogenase, whose protein sequence is MKAIVQDAYGSADLLELRDIDRPVPRDDEVLVQVHAAGVDPSVWHLMTGRPYVARLALGLRKPKNPVRGWDGAGRVEAVGAKVTGFKPGDEVFGNCEGSFAEYARAKADRLAPKPANFTFEQAAALPVSGMTALQALSGKARPQPGQRVLVIGASGGVGTFAVQLATMYGAEVTGVCGPASADLVRSLGAAHVIDYTREDITDGPHRYDVIVDNAGLRPLPVLRRALAPRGTLVIVGGEGGTGFFGGLSRGLRAVLLSPFIGQNLRNLISVPRRDDLLTLKELAEKGSITPPIDRTYPLSEAAEAVRHLEKGHPRGKLVITI, encoded by the coding sequence ATGAAGGCGATCGTTCAGGATGCCTACGGATCCGCAGACCTCCTGGAACTGCGCGACATCGACCGTCCCGTACCCCGCGACGACGAAGTGCTCGTCCAGGTCCACGCCGCCGGTGTCGACCCGAGCGTGTGGCACCTCATGACGGGCCGGCCCTATGTGGCCCGTCTCGCCCTCGGGCTCCGCAAGCCGAAGAACCCGGTCCGGGGCTGGGACGGCGCCGGACGCGTCGAGGCGGTCGGGGCGAAGGTGACCGGCTTCAAGCCGGGCGACGAGGTCTTCGGCAACTGCGAGGGCTCGTTCGCCGAGTACGCGCGCGCCAAGGCCGACCGGCTGGCGCCCAAGCCCGCCAACTTCACGTTCGAGCAGGCCGCCGCCCTCCCCGTCTCGGGCATGACCGCCCTCCAGGCCCTGAGCGGCAAGGCGCGCCCGCAGCCGGGTCAGCGGGTCCTCGTCATCGGCGCCTCCGGCGGCGTGGGGACCTTCGCCGTCCAGCTCGCCACGATGTACGGCGCCGAGGTCACCGGCGTGTGCGGTCCCGCGAGTGCGGACCTCGTCCGCTCGCTGGGCGCCGCCCACGTCATCGACTACACCCGCGAGGACATCACCGACGGCCCGCACCGCTACGACGTCATCGTCGACAACGCGGGCCTTCGCCCACTGCCCGTCCTCCGCCGCGCCCTCGCCCCACGCGGCACCCTGGTCATCGTCGGCGGCGAGGGCGGGACCGGCTTCTTCGGCGGTCTGAGCCGCGGTCTCCGGGCCGTCCTGCTGTCCCCCTTCATCGGGCAGAACCTCCGCAACCTCATCTCGGTCCCCCGCCGCGATGACCTCCTGACCCTCAAGGAACTCGCCGAGAAGGGCAGCATCACGCCGCCCATCGACCGCACCTACCCCCTCTCCGAGGCCGCCGAGGCCGTCCGCCACCTGGAGAAGGGCCACCCCCGGGGCAAGCTCGTCATCACCATCTGA
- a CDS encoding 5-dehydro-4-deoxyglucarate dehydratase, with protein MTSAPLAARLSVPSGPLFFPVTAYGPDGSVDLDVYREHVRRGVEAGAAAVFACCGTGEFHALTPEEFEACVRAAVEAAEGRVPVVAGAGYGTALAVRFARLAEGAGADGLLAMPPYLVVAGQEGLLRHYREVAAATSLDVIVYQRDNAVFTPETVVELARTDGIIGFKDGLGDLDLMQRIVSAVRSEVPGDFLYFNGLPTAELTGLAYRGIGITLYSSAVFCFAPEIALAFHRALNAGDDEVVNRLLDGFYRPFVDLRAQGRGYAVSLVKAGVRLRGLDVGEVRPPLHEPAEDHVKQLAQLIERGHGLLEEGV; from the coding sequence GTGACGTCAGCCCCTCTCGCCGCTCGGCTCAGCGTCCCCAGCGGGCCGTTGTTCTTCCCCGTCACCGCGTACGGCCCCGACGGCTCCGTCGACCTCGACGTCTACCGGGAGCACGTGCGGCGCGGCGTCGAGGCGGGCGCCGCCGCCGTCTTCGCCTGCTGCGGCACGGGAGAGTTCCACGCGCTCACGCCGGAGGAGTTCGAGGCGTGTGTGCGGGCGGCCGTGGAGGCTGCGGAGGGGCGTGTGCCGGTGGTCGCCGGCGCCGGGTACGGGACCGCGCTCGCCGTACGGTTCGCTCGGCTCGCGGAGGGCGCAGGGGCCGACGGGCTGCTCGCCATGCCGCCGTATCTCGTCGTGGCCGGGCAGGAGGGGCTGCTGCGGCACTATCGCGAGGTCGCCGCGGCCACCTCGCTGGACGTCATCGTCTACCAGCGCGACAACGCCGTGTTCACGCCCGAGACCGTGGTCGAACTGGCACGCACCGACGGGATCATCGGGTTCAAGGACGGGCTGGGCGATCTGGACCTGATGCAGCGGATCGTGAGCGCGGTGCGGAGCGAAGTCCCCGGGGATTTCCTGTACTTCAACGGGCTGCCGACGGCCGAGCTGACCGGGCTCGCGTACCGGGGTATCGGGATCACGCTGTACTCGTCCGCGGTGTTCTGCTTCGCTCCCGAGATCGCGCTGGCCTTCCACCGTGCGCTGAACGCCGGGGACGACGAGGTGGTGAACCGGCTGCTCGACGGGTTCTACCGGCCGTTCGTCGATCTGCGGGCGCAGGGGCGGGGGTACGCGGTCTCCCTCGTCAAGGCGGGGGTGCGGTTGCGGGGGCTGGACGTGGGTGAGGTGCGGCCGCCGTTGCACGAGCCGGCCGAGGATCATGTCAAGCAGCTCGCGCAGTTGATCGAGCGGGGGCATGGGTTGCTCGAGGAGGGCGTGTGA